In Mastigocladopsis repens PCC 10914, a single window of DNA contains:
- the phaC gene encoding class III poly(R)-hydroxyalkanoic acid synthase subunit PhaC, with protein MHEFTELFQKLVKGIDISSRLREEDIQIGVTPTEEVYREDKVVLYRFNSKVEHSRNIPILIVYALVNRPYMVDLQEGRSLVANLLKLGLDVYLIDWGYPSRGDRWLTLDDYINGYINNCVDVIRKRHNLERINLLGICQGGTFSLCYSSLYPEKVKNLITMVTPVDFHIKEGLFNVWSGCTQASQAMDVDLMVDTFGNIPGDFLNFTFIMLKPFQLGVKKYIDLLEIIDNEEKLVNFLRMEKWIFDSPDQAGEAYRQFMKDFYQGNKLIKGQIEIGGKRVDLGNIRIPILNIYATQDHLVPPASSLALEKYIGSPDYTVCSFPVGHIGIYVSSKVQQNLPPTIVNWLKMRLA; from the coding sequence ATGCACGAGTTTACTGAGCTATTCCAAAAACTGGTTAAGGGCATTGATATCTCAAGCCGTCTGCGCGAAGAGGACATTCAAATCGGAGTAACACCCACCGAAGAGGTCTACCGAGAAGATAAAGTGGTGCTGTACCGTTTCAACTCAAAGGTGGAGCATTCGCGGAACATCCCTATCCTCATCGTTTACGCCTTAGTCAACCGTCCCTATATGGTCGATTTACAGGAGGGGCGATCGCTCGTTGCTAATTTGCTCAAACTGGGTTTGGATGTCTACCTCATTGACTGGGGCTATCCGAGCCGAGGCGATCGCTGGCTCACTCTTGACGACTACATTAATGGTTATATCAATAACTGTGTGGACGTGATACGCAAGCGGCACAACTTGGAGCGGATCAACCTGTTGGGCATTTGTCAAGGGGGAACCTTCAGCCTTTGCTACAGTTCCCTTTACCCAGAGAAGGTGAAAAACCTCATTACTATGGTCACTCCGGTCGATTTCCACATCAAAGAGGGACTCTTCAATGTTTGGAGTGGATGCACTCAGGCGTCACAAGCTATGGACGTGGATCTCATGGTGGATACTTTCGGCAATATCCCCGGCGACTTCCTAAACTTCACCTTCATAATGCTCAAGCCCTTTCAGTTAGGGGTCAAGAAGTATATTGACCTTCTGGAGATCATTGACAATGAAGAGAAGCTTGTCAACTTTCTGCGGATGGAAAAATGGATTTTCGACAGTCCCGATCAAGCTGGAGAGGCTTATCGACAATTCATGAAGGACTTCTACCAGGGAAACAAACTCATCAAAGGTCAAATCGAGATTGGAGGGAAGCGAGTCGATCTGGGGAATATCCGCATCCCGATTTTAAACATTTACGCAACGCAAGATCATCTGGTTCCTCCTGCATCTTCCTTGGCTCTTGAGAAATACATTGGAAGCCCGGACTACACAGTTTGCTCTTTTCCTGTCGGACATATTGGGATATACGTAAGCAGTAAGGTGCAGCAGAACCTTCCTCCAACCATTGTCAACTGGCTGAAGATGCGACTTGCCTAA
- a CDS encoding valine--pyruvate transaminase: protein MNPALTQFGVHMSHLTGVRAIMKDIIETLKAGAGQQLINLSAGNPLILPEVEQLWRDCTAQLLASPDYGEVVCRYGSSQGYTPFIEVIAKDFNERYGLNLNERNILVTPGSQSLYFYAANAFGGYTTSGELKQIVLPLSPDYTGYGGVTLVPEALIAYKPTLDIDAAAHKFKYRPDFSKLSITEKTGCVIFSRPCNPTGNVLTDDEVKKIAALAASYDVPVLIDSAYGLPFPALNFTEMTPIFGNNILHCMTLSKAGLPGERIGIAIGDERVIQVLECFQTNACLHASRYGQAIAALAISSGALAEICTQVIRPFYQNKFTILESTLNEAMPKDLPWFLHRGEGAIFAWLWFQDLPMTDWELYQELKQVGVIVVPGSSFFPGLAEEWEHKQQCVRISLTASDEEIATGMQRLAKVVQQVYQRATVSA, encoded by the coding sequence ATGAACCCTGCCCTGACTCAATTCGGCGTCCATATGTCCCACCTGACAGGCGTCAGAGCTATTATGAAGGATATTATTGAAACTTTAAAAGCTGGTGCGGGGCAGCAATTAATTAATTTGAGTGCTGGCAATCCCTTGATTTTACCAGAGGTAGAACAATTATGGCGCGATTGTACTGCACAATTGCTGGCAAGCCCAGACTATGGTGAAGTCGTTTGTCGCTACGGGTCAAGTCAAGGGTATACACCATTCATTGAAGTCATTGCTAAGGATTTTAATGAACGATATGGCTTAAATTTGAACGAGCGCAATATCCTTGTGACTCCAGGAAGTCAAAGTCTCTACTTTTACGCTGCTAATGCTTTTGGCGGATACACCACCAGCGGTGAACTCAAGCAAATCGTTCTGCCCCTCAGTCCTGACTACACTGGTTATGGTGGCGTCACTTTAGTGCCAGAAGCCTTGATTGCCTACAAACCTACGCTAGATATTGATGCAGCGGCACACAAGTTTAAATATCGCCCCGACTTCAGCAAACTCTCGATTACAGAAAAAACTGGTTGCGTTATCTTCTCTCGCCCCTGTAATCCCACTGGTAATGTCCTCACCGATGATGAGGTGAAAAAAATTGCCGCCCTTGCTGCGTCTTATGATGTGCCGGTGTTAATTGATTCGGCATATGGTCTTCCATTCCCGGCGCTGAACTTTACTGAAATGACGCCAATATTCGGCAATAACATCCTGCACTGTATGACTTTATCCAAAGCTGGCTTACCAGGAGAACGCATTGGGATTGCGATAGGCGATGAACGGGTGATTCAAGTTCTGGAATGTTTCCAAACGAATGCCTGTCTCCATGCTTCACGTTACGGACAAGCGATCGCAGCACTTGCTATTAGCTCTGGTGCGCTTGCAGAAATTTGTACGCAAGTCATTCGCCCATTTTATCAGAATAAGTTTACCATTTTGGAAAGCACGTTAAACGAAGCAATGCCCAAGGATTTACCTTGGTTCCTCCATCGCGGTGAAGGGGCAATTTTTGCCTGGTTGTGGTTCCAGGATTTGCCAATGACAGACTGGGAGTTGTATCAAGAACTCAAGCAGGTGGGCGTTATCGTTGTGCCTGGGAGTTCGTTCTTTCCTGGCTTGGCGGAAGAGTGGGAACACAAGCAGCAGTGTGTCCGTATTAGCCTCACTGCAAGTGATGAGGAAATTGCAACAGGTATGCAGCGTTTGGCAAAAGTTGTACAACAAGTTTATCAGCGTGCGACTGTGAGTGCTTAA
- a CDS encoding transposase, giving the protein MKLTRKYSKAQELLFSSQVDLMSLVVCGIQKSVHAAYKARATNLIVSTTALYKKLCGVELSVSQALVRETASDLRVLIEIMGGEQPNPLPGYQHKIVDGTCLAATDHRLDAIRLFAAKALPGKAIVVLDPLSKLVIDIILCQDGHAQERSLFDHVLSGVQANDVWTGDRNFCTAKFLWTIAQQKAFFVIRQHGSLGWTQLSELKTLGQTDTGNLFEQCVEICYEGNRLKCRRVVLKLFVPTRDKQWEIAILTNLPPSQADAAKIAELYRNRWSLETLFQTVTENFNGEIQTLAYPKAALFSFSMALVTYNILATLKAALGSIHGIGKIDAGLSDFYLVDEIQGTYRGMMIAIPSQQWEIFRTYSLDQMGQLLQQLATSVNLKRFLKAIRSPKKKREPLIVDHKHRHVSTARLLDK; this is encoded by the coding sequence TTGAAACTCACGCGAAAGTACAGCAAAGCGCAAGAATTACTATTTTCCAGCCAAGTAGATTTGATGAGTTTGGTGGTGTGTGGAATTCAAAAATCGGTTCATGCCGCCTATAAAGCTAGAGCAACAAACCTGATTGTGAGCACCACAGCACTATATAAAAAGCTCTGCGGTGTAGAACTGAGTGTGAGTCAAGCATTGGTAAGAGAAACAGCGAGCGATTTGCGAGTGCTAATTGAAATCATGGGTGGAGAACAGCCAAATCCACTACCAGGATATCAGCATAAAATTGTAGATGGGACTTGTTTGGCTGCTACAGACCATCGATTAGATGCAATTCGTTTATTTGCAGCTAAAGCTCTGCCAGGTAAAGCAATAGTTGTATTAGACCCACTATCAAAACTGGTAATAGATATTATTCTTTGTCAAGATGGTCATGCTCAGGAGCGGAGTTTATTTGATCATGTGCTGTCTGGTGTACAAGCAAACGATGTTTGGACTGGAGACCGGAATTTTTGCACAGCCAAGTTTCTGTGGACGATTGCACAGCAAAAAGCTTTCTTTGTGATTCGGCAACATGGGTCTTTAGGTTGGACACAACTGAGCGAATTAAAGACTTTGGGTCAAACCGATACAGGAAATCTTTTTGAGCAGTGCGTCGAAATTTGTTACGAGGGAAATCGTCTAAAATGCCGACGAGTTGTGCTGAAGTTGTTTGTGCCAACACGAGACAAACAATGGGAAATAGCGATTTTGACAAACTTACCCCCTAGCCAGGCTGACGCGGCAAAAATAGCCGAGTTATACCGTAATCGTTGGAGTCTAGAAACCCTTTTTCAAACCGTAACTGAAAATTTTAACGGAGAAATTCAAACGTTAGCCTATCCTAAAGCAGCCCTGTTCTCGTTTTCGATGGCGTTAGTAACATACAACATTCTCGCCACTCTAAAAGCCGCCTTAGGAAGTATACATGGCATCGGCAAAATTGATGCAGGTTTGTCTGATTTCTACTTAGTTGATGAAATTCAAGGCACATATCGCGGGATGATGATTGCTATTCCATCTCAGCAGTGGGAAATATTCAGGACATATTCTTTAGACCAAATGGGACAACTTTTACAACAGCTGGCGACTAGCGTGAATCTCAAACGTTTTCTCAAAGCCATAAGAAGTCCGAAGAAAAAACGCGAACCTTTAATTGTTGATCATAAACATCGTCATGTTTCGACTGCACGCCTTTTAGATAAGTAG
- a CDS encoding poly(R)-hydroxyalkanoic acid synthase subunit PhaE: MVAHQQYTSEFNKLLETFNAWINFTQASFEYLLLLLDVWLKAFEELMGELISSQQKGETVENVRQFLQVWSSIFDRVFAQRFHSEDALEIHGKFMNAAMAWRLHQQQLMQVFLKMNDLPTRSELDEIYRSLYELRKEVKNLKKTLAESLSNEVL; encoded by the coding sequence ATGGTTGCACACCAGCAGTACACCAGTGAGTTTAATAAACTGCTTGAGACTTTTAATGCTTGGATAAACTTCACTCAGGCGAGCTTTGAGTATCTCTTACTGCTGCTTGATGTCTGGCTGAAGGCGTTTGAAGAACTCATGGGGGAGTTAATATCTTCCCAACAAAAGGGTGAAACAGTTGAGAACGTGCGGCAGTTTCTGCAGGTCTGGAGTAGTATATTTGACCGAGTATTCGCACAGAGGTTCCATTCGGAGGATGCCCTTGAGATCCACGGAAAATTCATGAACGCAGCTATGGCTTGGCGGCTGCACCAGCAACAGCTCATGCAAGTGTTTCTCAAGATGAATGACCTACCAACTCGTAGCGAATTAGACGAGATTTACCGTAGCCTCTACGAGTTGCGAAAGGAAGTTAAAAACCTAAAAAAAACTTTGGCAGAATCCCTAAGTAACGAGGTATTGTAA
- the phaB gene encoding acetoacetyl-CoA reductase PhaB: MVSLGLENKVVLVTGGNRGIGAAIVSLLEELGTKVAYTYRSDRNGQNKALAIQADVTDSAAMEKAAEQVEQKLGPIYGIVANAGITRDNFFPKLKVDDWDEVIDTNLKGVYNTLMPVIPKMYERREGSVVCISSISGERGNIGQTNYAASKAAVIGLTKSLALEAARYGVRANAVAPGFIETDMVKSVPDKVKERILSEIPFRRFGKPEEVAWAVAFLLSPIASSYVTGEVLRVNGAHHT, from the coding sequence ATGGTCTCTTTGGGACTGGAAAATAAAGTCGTTTTGGTAACTGGCGGTAATAGAGGGATAGGAGCGGCAATAGTCAGTCTGCTGGAGGAGTTGGGAACCAAGGTTGCTTACACATACCGCAGCGATAGGAATGGTCAGAATAAAGCTTTGGCAATTCAAGCCGATGTGACCGACTCCGCAGCAATGGAAAAAGCCGCAGAACAGGTTGAACAGAAACTAGGACCGATTTACGGAATTGTGGCTAACGCTGGAATTACCCGAGATAACTTTTTTCCCAAACTTAAGGTAGATGATTGGGATGAGGTAATAGATACAAATTTGAAGGGAGTATACAACACGCTGATGCCCGTTATCCCCAAGATGTACGAGCGTCGGGAAGGTTCGGTTGTCTGTATCAGCTCAATCTCTGGTGAGCGAGGAAACATCGGTCAGACCAACTACGCAGCATCCAAAGCGGCTGTGATTGGTTTAACAAAGTCCCTAGCTTTAGAGGCGGCTCGCTACGGGGTACGAGCTAACGCTGTGGCACCGGGATTTATTGAGACTGATATGGTCAAGTCGGTTCCAGACAAAGTCAAAGAGCGTATTCTGTCTGAAATTCCTTTCCGTCGCTTTGGCAAGCCTGAGGAAGTTGCCTGGGCAGTGGCGTTCCTGCTGTCGCCCATAGCTAGCAGCTACGTCACTGGTGAGGTTCTGAGAGTCAACGGTGCCCATCACACTTGA
- a CDS encoding alpha/beta fold hydrolase, which produces MPITLEGFVTTMADALNMMEQSVKTAVEEQRININGLTTRYFTAGDYDPPLVLLHGDADSALDWSWVMPKLANRHRVLALDFPGFGDAAKPNREYSVAFLKQFVGDFLDALGIERAILVGNSLGGLVALRFALSHSEKVAALVLVDSSGLGQVVNPILSLLTVPLYGEAATLMCKVPPNNKLRAWARASLFFAHPSLVPEAWIAEQERMSLLPNFLEATLSSLRDQLDLFGQRQVLLDSLGQLQMPTLVVWGTEDLIFPKEQAQDAVSRLQKGQLALIPDCGHIPHIERPEQFTEALSQFLAGVDF; this is translated from the coding sequence GTGCCCATCACACTTGAGGGATTTGTAACGACAATGGCTGATGCTTTAAACATGATGGAGCAAAGTGTGAAAACAGCGGTTGAAGAGCAGCGAATAAATATAAATGGCTTAACCACTCGCTACTTTACGGCGGGCGACTATGACCCACCGTTAGTGCTCCTACATGGAGATGCTGACAGCGCTCTTGATTGGTCTTGGGTGATGCCCAAGCTGGCTAATCGTCATCGGGTCTTGGCATTGGACTTTCCAGGTTTTGGCGATGCTGCTAAACCCAACCGCGAATACTCGGTGGCATTTCTTAAGCAGTTCGTGGGTGATTTTCTCGACGCCTTAGGAATTGAGCGGGCGATACTCGTGGGCAACTCGCTAGGTGGTCTGGTTGCCCTGCGCTTTGCACTGTCACATTCAGAAAAAGTTGCCGCCTTGGTGCTGGTAGATAGTTCTGGACTGGGTCAGGTGGTCAACCCAATCCTGTCCCTTTTGACCGTGCCGTTGTACGGAGAAGCTGCCACACTGATGTGCAAAGTGCCTCCTAACAATAAGCTGCGAGCTTGGGCACGGGCATCGCTGTTTTTTGCTCATCCCTCACTCGTTCCGGAAGCGTGGATCGCAGAGCAAGAGCGAATGTCGCTTCTTCCCAACTTTCTTGAAGCCACCCTGTCCTCGCTGCGTGACCAGCTGGATTTGTTTGGACAGCGCCAGGTGTTGCTTGACTCTTTAGGGCAGTTGCAGATGCCAACCCTTGTTGTGTGGGGTACTGAAGACTTAATTTTCCCAAAAGAACAGGCTCAAGATGCAGTCAGCCGTTTACAGAAAGGACAACTCGCCTTGATACCTGACTGCGGTCACATACCCCACATTGAGCGTCCCGAACAGTTTACGGAGGCGTTGAGCCAGTTTCTGGCGGGCGTTGATTTTTAG
- a CDS encoding response regulator transcription factor has translation MFSSQAKSQAKRILVVDDTQDNLSLLEAILMEEGFEVDVAKNGKLALAKIEASPPDLVLLDAMMPGMNGYEVTRRIRENKKLPFIPILMITAYVEADLPQGLELGANDFIRKPIDFDELMARIKAFLRLKDTMNSPS, from the coding sequence ATGTTTTCTTCTCAAGCTAAATCTCAAGCTAAACGCATCCTAGTTGTAGATGATACACAAGATAATTTGTCTTTACTAGAGGCAATTTTGATGGAAGAAGGATTTGAGGTTGATGTTGCCAAAAATGGCAAATTAGCGTTAGCCAAGATAGAAGCATCGCCACCCGATCTCGTGTTGCTCGATGCCATGATGCCAGGAATGAATGGCTATGAAGTCACTCGGCGTATTCGGGAAAATAAAAAACTCCCTTTTATTCCGATTCTTATGATCACGGCTTATGTAGAAGCTGATTTACCTCAAGGATTAGAGTTAGGAGCTAATGACTTCATCCGTAAGCCGATTGATTTTGATGAATTAATGGCAAGAATTAAAGCATTTTTGCGATTGAAAGACACCATGAATTCCCCTTCATAA
- a CDS encoding sensor histidine kinase produces MNFSQLLVDNIDTITKNWVEAVRFDRQISSADDLPGSAIQDHLPDVLMAMATVLSQSHDRDIQSIVQNSLEHGVLRAAQGFAPTEIAREYRLLRQVIFSTLEADLVEGTVREVMRVYGVIDATIDEAIAQCFKSYVEERFQEIQQLRSSAELTNQELTRLLKANQENVSQLAHELKTPLNSIIGYSELILRSSRKNPEVKDTVPHLEHIERVVRNGRQLLRLINDALEISRYEAGKMKLHPVPTDVRSLIDDVFQMLHPLAAVKELQMVVDCERAPEKVLTDPLRLQQIVTNLVSNAIRYTESGSVKLTCQMLFDNQWSIAASDTGIGIAPEDQLRVFDPFFRADNSGTRVPDSTGLGLAIVSQLVKLMQGKIEVVSLLGVGSTFTVTLPLEVKTPAS; encoded by the coding sequence ATGAATTTTAGTCAATTGCTTGTTGATAATATAGACACAATCACAAAAAACTGGGTTGAAGCAGTTCGCTTTGATAGGCAGATTTCAAGTGCCGATGATTTACCAGGCTCAGCTATACAGGATCATCTTCCCGATGTTCTCATGGCGATGGCAACCGTGCTTTCCCAATCCCACGACAGGGATATTCAGTCGATAGTGCAGAATAGTTTGGAACATGGAGTTCTGCGTGCTGCACAAGGTTTCGCTCCAACAGAAATTGCACGAGAATATCGTCTACTGCGTCAGGTCATCTTTTCTACTTTAGAGGCAGATTTAGTAGAGGGTACCGTTCGGGAAGTGATGCGAGTTTATGGTGTGATTGACGCGACAATTGACGAAGCGATCGCTCAGTGCTTCAAAAGTTATGTGGAGGAGCGATTCCAGGAAATACAGCAGCTACGCTCGTCAGCAGAGCTAACCAATCAGGAACTGACTCGCTTGCTAAAAGCGAATCAGGAGAATGTCTCTCAACTCGCCCACGAACTGAAAACCCCTCTGAATTCGATTATTGGCTACTCGGAGCTAATTTTGCGATCTTCACGCAAGAACCCTGAAGTTAAAGACACCGTTCCCCATTTGGAACATATTGAGCGAGTGGTACGCAATGGCAGACAGTTACTCCGCCTGATCAACGATGCACTGGAAATCTCTCGGTATGAGGCAGGGAAGATGAAACTGCACCCAGTGCCAACAGATGTGCGATCGCTAATCGACGATGTGTTTCAAATGTTGCACCCTTTAGCTGCTGTGAAAGAGCTACAAATGGTGGTTGATTGCGAACGTGCCCCCGAAAAAGTGCTGACAGACCCTTTGCGATTGCAGCAAATTGTCACTAACCTTGTGAGCAATGCGATTCGCTACACAGAGTCAGGAAGCGTCAAATTAACGTGCCAGATGCTATTTGATAACCAGTGGTCTATTGCAGCCAGTGACACAGGAATCGGGATTGCACCAGAAGACCAATTGCGTGTCTTTGACCCTTTCTTTCGAGCTGACAATAGCGGCACTCGCGTACCCGATAGTACTGGGTTAGGATTGGCAATTGTCTCGCAGCTAGTAAAACTCATGCAAGGCAAAATAGAGGTGGTATCGCTCCTAGGAGTAGGCTCCACCTTCACTGTTACCTTGCCGCTAGAAGTCAAAACACCCGCTTCATAG
- the phaA gene encoding acetyl-CoA acetyltransferase PhaA: MVISMEEAYIVSAVRTPLGRFGGVLAGFSPVDLGAIAMRAALERAGISGEALDLYIFGNVLRAGHGQSLPRQAAFKAGIPETVNGYAVDMVCSSGMMSVMNAATAIRAGEADIVLAGGMESMSQTGFFLSHRARWGYKFLLGSPEQLTDILLYDGLTDPTTAEAMGEQAERLAAAYQVTRADLDQVALYSQQRATLATEQGSFQKEIVPIEVKGKKGLELVEKDEGIRPETTLESLTRLKPAFTEDGVFTAGNSSQISDGAAALVLASQTAVERYGLVPLARVIGGSWIGGEAWRFPEVPILAVNKLLDKLKMRIYDFDLFENNEAFALSNVLFNRVLGIPYEKLNIFGGAIALGHPIGASGARIIVTLLNALQHRNGQLGLAAVCHGTGGGTAFALERL; the protein is encoded by the coding sequence ATGGTAATCAGTATGGAAGAAGCTTATATTGTCTCAGCAGTACGCACGCCACTCGGTCGGTTCGGAGGTGTTCTGGCGGGTTTTTCGCCAGTGGATTTAGGTGCGATCGCCATGCGCGCTGCGTTGGAACGGGCAGGAATATCCGGGGAAGCATTAGACCTTTACATTTTTGGCAATGTCCTGAGAGCCGGTCACGGACAGTCATTGCCCCGTCAAGCGGCTTTCAAGGCTGGAATTCCAGAAACCGTGAACGGGTATGCCGTGGACATGGTGTGTTCCTCGGGAATGATGAGTGTGATGAACGCCGCCACTGCGATCCGCGCTGGTGAAGCCGACATCGTACTTGCTGGCGGAATGGAATCGATGTCCCAGACCGGATTTTTTCTATCACACCGAGCGAGATGGGGGTACAAATTCCTGCTGGGTTCGCCAGAGCAACTCACAGATATTTTACTTTACGACGGTCTGACCGATCCCACGACCGCTGAAGCGATGGGAGAGCAAGCAGAAAGGCTGGCAGCAGCTTACCAGGTGACGCGGGCTGACTTGGATCAAGTCGCTCTCTATTCACAGCAGCGGGCAACACTCGCCACCGAGCAAGGCTCCTTTCAGAAGGAAATTGTACCGATTGAGGTTAAAGGGAAGAAAGGTTTGGAATTGGTGGAAAAAGATGAAGGCATTCGCCCCGAAACCACCTTGGAGAGCCTGACCCGACTCAAGCCCGCGTTCACAGAGGATGGGGTGTTCACTGCGGGTAACAGTAGCCAGATATCAGACGGAGCAGCAGCTCTTGTCTTGGCAAGCCAAACGGCGGTGGAACGTTACGGACTGGTACCTCTAGCACGGGTGATTGGGGGATCGTGGATCGGTGGGGAAGCTTGGCGCTTCCCTGAAGTTCCCATCTTGGCAGTGAATAAGCTTTTAGACAAGCTGAAGATGAGGATCTACGATTTTGACTTGTTCGAGAACAACGAAGCTTTTGCTTTGAGCAACGTGCTGTTTAATCGGGTGCTGGGCATTCCTTACGAGAAACTAAATATCTTTGGAGGGGCGATCGCATTAGGGCATCCCATCGGCGCTTCGGGGGCGCGAATCATCGTCACGCTGCTCAACGCTTTGCAGCACAGAAATGGGCAGTTAGGGCTGGCAGCAGTTTGTCATGGCACTGGCGGTGGTACGGCGTTTGCACTGGAACGACTTTGA
- a CDS encoding hemerythrin domain-containing protein, whose product MVTTLDDTKRLAIGERLADLKAFQNLIISNDQKLIDACPYEDVRERLQNMLEDDRKNIGIIDTVIVQYGIQAEPSAATKIFIPQFEQMMSGNEFTFYQKLIHHELMKHGQAMSGVMIHKAAQKVGADIEVAITPLNTVNFEGRAHQEQLKGMLEQVGVREMTGLDADQGIWGRVQDAIAALSGIAGSVITQNTDKQDMNIQTLIRLDHEKVNTIFTEIGATKDPQKLQEYFGQLYKDLLAHAQAEEEVVYPKVRSFYGNDNTQELYDEQSQMKRMLDEIKSINPASADEFRSKVKHLMDVLGDHIRQEEFTMFPAIDKNCSNEQKEQMATEFKTAKSKIQQEMAASMQ is encoded by the coding sequence GTGGTTACAACGCTAGACGATACAAAGCGGCTTGCTATTGGCGAAAGATTGGCAGACCTGAAAGCCTTTCAAAATTTAATTATCTCGAACGACCAAAAACTCATAGATGCCTGCCCTTATGAAGATGTTCGAGAGCGTCTCCAAAATATGCTTGAGGATGACCGGAAAAACATAGGCATCATAGACACTGTCATCGTTCAATATGGCATTCAAGCTGAACCTAGCGCTGCAACCAAGATATTTATTCCGCAGTTTGAGCAAATGATGTCAGGCAATGAGTTTACGTTTTATCAGAAACTCATTCACCATGAACTCATGAAGCATGGTCAAGCCATGAGTGGAGTCATGATCCACAAAGCTGCTCAGAAAGTAGGGGCAGACATTGAAGTGGCAATTACGCCTTTGAATACTGTCAACTTTGAGGGTCGCGCTCACCAAGAACAGCTCAAGGGGATGCTCGAACAGGTGGGTGTGCGCGAAATGACGGGTCTTGATGCCGATCAGGGAATATGGGGACGGGTGCAAGATGCGATCGCTGCATTATCCGGTATAGCTGGCAGTGTGATTACCCAAAACACTGACAAGCAAGATATGAACATCCAGACCCTCATCCGCCTGGATCACGAAAAGGTGAATACAATTTTCACCGAAATCGGAGCTACTAAAGATCCTCAAAAGCTCCAAGAGTATTTCGGGCAGCTCTACAAAGATTTATTAGCACACGCTCAAGCTGAAGAAGAAGTAGTGTATCCAAAAGTTCGCTCGTTCTACGGTAATGACAACACTCAAGAGCTGTACGATGAGCAATCTCAAATGAAGCGGATGCTAGATGAAATTAAGTCTATTAACCCCGCTTCAGCCGACGAGTTCAGATCAAAAGTTAAACACCTGATGGATGTGCTTGGCGACCACATTCGCCAAGAAGAATTTACGATGTTCCCGGCGATCGACAAAAATTGTAGCAACGAGCAGAAAGAGCAAATGGCTACTGAATTTAAAACTGCCAAGAGCAAAATTCAGCAAGAAATGGCAGCTTCTATGCAATAA
- a CDS encoding SDR family oxidoreductase, which yields MQLKPINQQVVSVVGASSGIGRETALQFARRGAKVVVSARSEPKLNSLVDEIRASGGEATAIVADVEAFDQVKAIADRTVEVYGRLDTWVHCPAIAVFATFDNTTPEEFQRVVNINLMGQVYGAMAALPHLKREGRGALIHISSIEGRRSFPYQSAYSAAKHGIEGFVEALRVELQHEKVPISVTSVKPAVINTPFWNNARTKLGVKPAGIPPYYDPKLVADAILYVAEHPTRDFLVGDAARALDALQRLSPELVDSLLLLIGFRLQRSSEPKSEDERNNFYEPVPNDTRVEGDFSHLVIPSISDWLSKNVLFK from the coding sequence ATGCAGCTAAAGCCAATAAATCAGCAGGTTGTTTCGGTCGTAGGAGCATCGAGTGGTATCGGGCGTGAGACAGCGCTCCAGTTTGCACGGCGTGGGGCAAAGGTGGTTGTCTCTGCTCGCAGTGAGCCGAAGTTAAATTCGTTGGTGGACGAGATTCGAGCGTCTGGTGGTGAAGCAACTGCTATCGTCGCTGATGTAGAGGCATTTGATCAGGTCAAGGCGATCGCAGACCGTACCGTCGAAGTGTACGGGCGACTCGATACGTGGGTGCATTGCCCGGCGATCGCCGTCTTTGCCACATTCGACAACACCACACCAGAAGAGTTTCAGCGCGTCGTTAATATTAACTTGATGGGGCAGGTATACGGTGCGATGGCGGCGCTACCCCATCTCAAGCGTGAGGGGCGGGGGGCACTGATCCACATATCTTCAATTGAGGGTAGGCGAAGTTTCCCATATCAGAGTGCGTACTCAGCAGCGAAGCACGGCATAGAAGGCTTTGTCGAAGCGCTGCGTGTCGAGTTGCAACATGAGAAAGTACCCATCAGTGTGACGAGTGTGAAGCCAGCGGTCATCAACACACCTTTTTGGAACAATGCTCGCACCAAGTTAGGCGTGAAGCCAGCAGGGATACCGCCCTACTATGACCCTAAGCTAGTAGCTGATGCGATCCTCTACGTTGCTGAACATCCAACTCGTGACTTCCTTGTTGGGGATGCGGCTAGGGCGCTAGATGCGCTGCAGCGGCTTTCGCCCGAACTGGTGGATTCCTTGTTGCTACTGATCGGCTTCCGGCTCCAGCGCTCTTCGGAGCCAAAGTCTGAAGATGAACGAAACAATTTTTACGAGCCAGTCCCCAATGATACTAGAGTTGAGGGAGACTTTAGCCATCTCGTGATACCAAGCATTTCTGACTGGCTGAGTAAGAATGTGCTGTTCAAGTAG